CAGTTTGTAAGTAGCACGGGAGGCTCACTGCTGTCCAGCCCCTTAAGTGTTCTTTGCAGGGTCGAATGCTTTCGCAGCCGCATGCGGTTGGTGATGTCCGTACGGCTTAAAGCCATGGTGCCTGCCTCAGAACAGCAGTGGGGGGTGTCTTTCAGGGTTTCACCACTGGTTTCCCGGAAAAGCCGGATGGCGTTTCCTTCCATGGAATCATGGCAGGGGGCATGGTAAAGCCGGAGACTCTCTTCCTTTGGAACCTCAAGGCCCTTTTCCATGACAAAGCGGGAAACATCCCTTACGGGGCAGTTAAATATATTTGTCGTTCCCAGTTCTTCCAGGGCTTCTTTGCAGGTGCCGCAGGTAACCACACAGGCGTCAAAGGTCAGATAACCCAGCATTTCCCTTGTCTGGTTGAATAAAATAGTATTGCGCAGATGCAGATGATCCCGCTGTAGGGTTTCCGCATTGACTGTGGCAGGAAAACTGCAGCAGAGGTAGGGCGGCGGCAGAACCACCCGGATCCCGGCCTTGAGCAGAATATAAATGCCTGCACGGCTGATGACACTGTGCAGTCTCTCTGAACCGCAGCCGGGGAAGTAGAATACCGTGGCACTGGCTTCTCCCTGGGGTTCCATGAGCAGTACCTGATTGGGACCGCAGGCGGGCAGCACATCACGCAATGTCTCTTTTGGTAAAGATGGCATGGGTGCATCCAGCAGCTGCATGGGTTTAAGATTTCTCACCCATGCTGGATTCAGGGGAGAAAAGCTTGCTTTTCCTATATGGAAGGGGCTTTTTTCCCGGATACGGCCAACTATTTTAGCGCCTAAGCGTTGGGCTTCTCCGCCGTAACGCAGCACACCCTTACGGAAGATGATGTTGGGAAGCTGGGCATTGGTTTTAAGGTAAGCCAGTACCATGCGGGTGGGCAGTGCTTTTCTTTTGTATTTGAGGGCTGCCAGAATTTCCCTTTCCAGTATGGAAACCTCGCCTGTGTCTATGTCCACAGGACAGGGAATTTTGCATTTGTGGCAGATGGTGCAGTGGTCTGCAATTTCTTCCAGATGCCGCAGCGCGCGGAAACGGCCCGTGTGGGTTCGCTGGGCATCATAGAGGATGGCCTCGATGAGGGCAGCCACGGCGAGGTTTTTGTTTCTTGGATGGTAGAAAAGATTCTGCTTGGGATAAAAGGTGCAGCAGTCTGCCTTGCATTTGCCACAGCGTACGCATTTGGCGATTTTATCGGAAAGCTCCTTTAGGGAGCCGTGTTGCAGAATTTTAGCCTCAATGCCCAGAAGGTTGAAGGAGGGGGTAAATACTTTTTCAGGAACGGAAGGGTCCTCCAGTTTGCCGGGGTTCATGACATTTTTGGGGTCCACTTTTTTGCGGTACTGGCTCAGGGCAAGGATCTGCTCCTTATCAAAGTACTTCATCTTTGTAATACCGATGCCGTGCTCCCCTGAAACAACGCCACCAAGGGCCACGGCCTTTTCCATTACATCATCGGCGGTTTTGTTGGCCCTGGCCATCATCTCCAGATCATTGGAAAATACGGGAATGTTGACATGGATATTCCCGTCTCCGGCATGCATGTGGGTGGCAAGGATGATCTGTCTTGACCTGACAGCAGAAATGAGTTCTGCAATTTCTGCGGATATTTTTTTATAGCCCTGGAAGAGCTCAAGGATATCTTCCTGAAACTCCTTGAGCAGGCTTTCGGCGGCCAGTTCTTCATGGGTGGCAGAGCTTAAGGCCAGATGGGTGTCTTCGCAGAGCTCTACGGCAGTGGATGCCTTGCTTTTTACCCAGTCTGTGTCTTCTGCATCGGCAGGCTGGGCTGTGTCCAGATACATGCGTACGGCTTCCACGGCAGCCCGCTGATTGTAGCGGTTTTCCTCGCCATTGTAGTCTTCGGCAAAGCGGGCAAAGGCGGCCAGCTTTGGCAGGGGCAGCACAATATCCTCATTGAGCTTGAAGGCATTGGTGCGGGCCGCAATGGCTCCAAAGCGCTTACGGTCCTGCCAGAAGCGTGTGGATTCTGCCTTGTCTTTGGCAAAGAAGATTTCCGTGTTGGGATAAGGCCCAAGGAGCTGGGCCAGGTTTTCTTTTCCCCGCTCCAGCTGTTCCGGACTGTGGGCTACCATATCCACCAGCAGTACGGCTTTGGGAATTTCACTGCGCGCAGCTTTTACCTTGTATCCAATGGCTTTTATGTATTCATCATCAAAATGTTCCAGAGCCATCAGGGCTTCTTCGCCCCTGTTTTCAAAGGTCTCGGACAGGGCAACAATAACCCGGCTGGCCTCTTCCATGTCTTTGCCGAAAAACTCAAGGCAGCATGTGGCTTTTTCCTCATAGGCTTCATACAGGATGAATTCTGCTGATGTGATAACACCGTCGCAGCCTTCCTTTTGAATACCGGGAACCCCTGCCAGTGCCTTGTTGGTGATGTCCTTCCAGAGGCCGGGCTTGCGGATTTCGCTGCCCAGGATGCGGATTTCTTCCGTGTGCATGGTTTTTAAGTCTTTTACCGCATAGGCCACCACATCTTCAGGCTGAATTTTCCGCATGGGGTGGTTGGTCCGGCGTACTTCCAGAAAACGGCCGTCGGGCATGGCGATTTTAAAGGCAACAAGGTTGTCTATGGCCGTACCCCAGAGTACGGCGGTTTTGCCCCCTGCGTTTTCTGCAATATTGCCGCCTATGGTGCAGGCCCAGGCAGAGGTGGGATCCGTTGCAAAGACAAGGTTTCTGGCTTCCGCAGCCTTCATGGCCGCTTCCGTGACCACACCGGCTTCAAGGCGTATGACGGGCATGTGCTTTTCAATGCCGTCGTCTCCGGTAAAGGGCTGATCTTCGATGCCGTGGATATGGTTTAGCTTTTCCGTATTTACCATGAGGCAGCGTTCCCGTACGGGAACAGACCCGCCAGTAAGGCCTGTTCCTGCACCTCTGGGAATGGCGTGCATGCCCATGTCTCCGATGGCTGCCAGTACCTTTGGTATCTGATCTTCCCCGGAAGGTCGGATCACGGCAAAGGGGAGGCAGAGCCGCCAGTCCGTGGCATCCGTGGCGTGGCTGTTCAGGCTGAAGGGATCAAAATAAATACTTTCCTCTCCAGTTATGGGAGCCAGCCGTTTTTTTACCTTGCGCCTCAGGGCCTTGATCTCGCGGATTTCCTTCTGAAGCTCCTCAAGACGGGTGTGGCAGCGATCCAGCACGATCTGCACGTCGGAATTGAGGGCGGCTTCGGCAACGGCTTTGAGATCTTTTTTTACATTGGTAAAGAACTCCTGCTGCCTGCGGCGGGAATTGATGAGATCTTCATAGACAAAGGGGTTGCGACGCAAAATGAATAGATCGCCTGCAAAGCGCATGAGCAGTTGGGCGGATCGGCCTGTCACCCTCTGGCTTCTCAGATTTTCCAGAACCTGCCAGATATCATTGCCAAGGATCTGGCAGATGACCTGACGGTCGTCGGCGGAAGTGTAGTTGTACGGGATTTCCCGGTAATTGACATTCATGGGGCAGACCTCCCGGATATTGCATAAGGATGTCAGGCATCCTGACTGCTTTTAAAAGGAAAAAAAGGGAAACGAACCCGCATAGGGGAAGTTTCCCGGCAGGGAAATCCGGCCTGACTCCGGTCGGATTCCGACTTTACAGCCCGCATCTTCCTACCATTTTATGGAGGAAAAAGGCAAGGAGAAGGGCAGGAGGGATGTACTTAAAATTCTGAATACGGGAAGGGGGACCTCCGTAGATGGTTCCCGTGATTTTTTTCTGGAAAAAATGATGTTTCCAAGTTATGGTGACAGAGGATTTCATGAATAAAAGTTTTTGGTCTTGTGTTTTTTTGCACCAGGTGATGGCATCAGCGCTTCTGCTGCTGTTATGGATAACTGCAAGGGTGTCTTTTTTCAAAGGCTGGATGTTTGTATCCGGACACAAAACACCGTTGGCCATATAGTGCCCTGTCTTTGTGCAGGGTTTTTGTTTTCAGAGTCGGGGTTGTGGTGGGCCGGGCTGGGCAATGGCAAAGTAAGAACAGCGAGGTGCACCGGCTTTGAAATGAGAATGGATATCCTGTGGTTGTGGCAGGCTGCTGTCATGAATCGCTAACATTAAAATACTGTAACCTTAAGTCTTGAGACAAGGAGATGCGTATGGCAATTCAGGATGAAATTCCCAAATCACGTCTGACACTCAGGTACAGAACGGAAATCAACGGGCAGCCCGAGGATGTGCAGTTGCCACTAAGGCTGCTGGTCACAGGGGATTATTCCCTGGGCAGTTCCAAGGACCGCAAGGTAGACCTTGATGAACGTCAGCTTCGGAACATGGACGGCAGAAACACCGATGCGGTTATGAAGGATATGGGGATAAAGTTGAGCTTTACGGTTCCCAACCGTATTGATCCGGAAAAAGAAGAGGATATGCAGGTGGAAATTCCCATTGAAGGCATGCGGGGCTTTTCTCCTGAGCAGGTGGCCCAGAAAATACCCAGGATCAAAGGGCTTTTAACCTTGAAGGGGCTGCTTGAGGAGGTGAATTCCAACATTGACAACCGAAAGGAATTCAGAAGGCTTCTCAGTGATCTTGTCAGCAATCCGGATGCCCTTTCCAAAATGCAGGAGGAGCTGAAGGCCTTTGACAGCTTTAAGCTTCCCGACAATTCTTCCACACCTGCGGGTTAAGGCCCGGTCTTTAGAATCTCTGGCTGTTATTTCCTTTCAGATCGTTATTCGGTACCCTTCTTCTCTCCCTTCTACCCTTTACACATAAGGAATAAACGCTATGGCGGATGAAACTTTGCAGGAAGTTAAAACCGAAGATCAGACCGAGGCTCTGGACCTGAAGCGTTTTCTTTCCAGCATGCGCCTCAGTACAGAGGTTAATGAGCCTGTTCCCATGGTACAGGATGGCCTTGCCACGGTTCAGGAAGATGTGAGCGATGAGGATCGTTTTATTTCCGGACTTGCAGCTCTGCTGATGAATATGGACCCTGCAACGGGCCGTTTTGACAAGGCCATTATTCTGGACCTTGTTGCAAAAATAGACAAAATGGTGAACAACCAGATCAATGAGGTCATTCACCATGAAACCTTTAAAAAGGTGGAATCCAGTTGGCGATCCCTCAATGATCTGATCCTGAACACCAATTTTAAAGCCAATGTCATGATTGATATGCTTGACGTGTCCAAGGATGAGCTTTTTGAGGATTTTGAGTCCAATGCCGT
Above is a genomic segment from Desulfobotulus mexicanus containing:
- the tssB gene encoding type VI secretion system contractile sheath small subunit — its product is MAIQDEIPKSRLTLRYRTEINGQPEDVQLPLRLLVTGDYSLGSSKDRKVDLDERQLRNMDGRNTDAVMKDMGIKLSFTVPNRIDPEKEEDMQVEIPIEGMRGFSPEQVAQKIPRIKGLLTLKGLLEEVNSNIDNRKEFRRLLSDLVSNPDALSKMQEELKAFDSFKLPDNSSTPAG
- a CDS encoding DUF3683 domain-containing protein; the encoded protein is MNVNYREIPYNYTSADDRQVICQILGNDIWQVLENLRSQRVTGRSAQLLMRFAGDLFILRRNPFVYEDLINSRRRQQEFFTNVKKDLKAVAEAALNSDVQIVLDRCHTRLEELQKEIREIKALRRKVKKRLAPITGEESIYFDPFSLNSHATDATDWRLCLPFAVIRPSGEDQIPKVLAAIGDMGMHAIPRGAGTGLTGGSVPVRERCLMVNTEKLNHIHGIEDQPFTGDDGIEKHMPVIRLEAGVVTEAAMKAAEARNLVFATDPTSAWACTIGGNIAENAGGKTAVLWGTAIDNLVAFKIAMPDGRFLEVRRTNHPMRKIQPEDVVAYAVKDLKTMHTEEIRILGSEIRKPGLWKDITNKALAGVPGIQKEGCDGVITSAEFILYEAYEEKATCCLEFFGKDMEEASRVIVALSETFENRGEEALMALEHFDDEYIKAIGYKVKAARSEIPKAVLLVDMVAHSPEQLERGKENLAQLLGPYPNTEIFFAKDKAESTRFWQDRKRFGAIAARTNAFKLNEDIVLPLPKLAAFARFAEDYNGEENRYNQRAAVEAVRMYLDTAQPADAEDTDWVKSKASTAVELCEDTHLALSSATHEELAAESLLKEFQEDILELFQGYKKISAEIAELISAVRSRQIILATHMHAGDGNIHVNIPVFSNDLEMMARANKTADDVMEKAVALGGVVSGEHGIGITKMKYFDKEQILALSQYRKKVDPKNVMNPGKLEDPSVPEKVFTPSFNLLGIEAKILQHGSLKELSDKIAKCVRCGKCKADCCTFYPKQNLFYHPRNKNLAVAALIEAILYDAQRTHTGRFRALRHLEEIADHCTICHKCKIPCPVDIDTGEVSILEREILAALKYKRKALPTRMVLAYLKTNAQLPNIIFRKGVLRYGGEAQRLGAKIVGRIREKSPFHIGKASFSPLNPAWVRNLKPMQLLDAPMPSLPKETLRDVLPACGPNQVLLMEPQGEASATVFYFPGCGSERLHSVISRAGIYILLKAGIRVVLPPPYLCCSFPATVNAETLQRDHLHLRNTILFNQTREMLGYLTFDACVVTCGTCKEALEELGTTNIFNCPVRDVSRFVMEKGLEVPKEESLRLYHAPCHDSMEGNAIRLFRETSGETLKDTPHCCSEAGTMALSRTDITNRMRLRKHSTLQRTLKGLDSSEPPVLLTNCPSCIQGLGRNMDLGIIPRHITEELALRIGGLQWEKELKRLLANTDAINI